In the genome of Tsukamurella paurometabola DSM 20162, the window AGCGGGAATCTTTGGCCTGCTGAGCTTGTGCATGGCACTCGTTGTCACCCTGTATCTCGCCGTGCGCGCTTCGCAGTCGAAGGATGATGCGCTGGCCGAGCTAGCCGGCGGCATCAGCGGATCCGCGGCGGCGCTGATCGTCATCTGCCTGATTCTCGACACCTCTGGCTTCGGGCAGATTTGGTACTTGACCTGGATCCTGCTGGCCCTCGCCGGCGTCGTCTATCGGCTGTCGCGGGTTCGCGAGGGCGAGCTCGCCGCGCCACCGCCCTGATCATCGCGCGGCGGCCGGAATCGCACGGGTCACGGGGGGCATCCGAGTTTGCCCATCACACTGTGTGCGATAGCATTTTGCACGTAACCGAGATGCGGCAGACATCGAGATCGCACTCATCATCGAGCGGAAGAGCTGGACCGTCAATGACCTGCAGTGTGTGTGGTTCCGATCGCCTGCGCAGTGTGGTGGACCTCGGTGCCACCCCGCCGTGCGAGAAGTTCCTCCAGGCCGATGAGCTGGACCTGCCGGAACCGACCTACCCATTGCACCTACGGTTGTGCGAGGACTGCCTGCTGTTGCAGATCCCGGCGTTGATCCTGCCGGAGGAGACGTTCTCCGAGTACGCCTACTTCTCCTCATTCAGCGACAGCTGGGTGGCGCACGCGAAGCGCTTCGTCGATGAGGCGGCCGACCGGCTCGAACTCGGCCCCGACAGCTTCCTGGTGGAGGTGGCCAGCAACGACGGCTACCTGCTGCAGCACGCCGTCGCCCGCGGCATCCCCTGCCTGGGCATCGAGCCCTCGGTGAACGTCGGCGCGGCGGCCCGCGACAAGGGCGTGCCCACGCTCACCGCCTTCCTCAACGAGGAGACCGCTGCTCAGGTGGTGGCCGAACACGGCAGAGCCGATCTGATCGCCGCCAACAACGTCTACGCACACGTTCCCGATGTGCTCGGCTTCACCCGCTCGCTGCGGACCCTGCTCGCCGACGACGGTTGGCTCAGCATCGAGGTGCACCACGCGCTGAACCTCGTGCAGCTGGGCCAGTTCGACACCATCTACCACGAGCACTTCAGCTACTACACCGTGTACTCGGCGCAGCGCGCCCTGGCCACCGCCGGGCTCGACGTGGTCGACGTGGAGCTCATCCCCACCCACGGCGGATCCATCCGGGTGTGGGCCCGCCCCGTCGAGGCCGGCGCCACCCCGTCGCCGCGCGTCGCCGAGGTGCTCGCGCTCGAGGCCGAGGCCGGGCTGCACGAAGTCTCCGGCTACACCGGCCTGCAGGCGCGCGCCGACGCCACCCGGCAGGACCTGCTGCGCTTCCTGCTCGACCGCAAGGCCGAGGGCAAGCGCGTGGTGGGCTACGGCGCTCCCGGCAAGGGCAACACCCTGCTCAACTACTGCGGCGTGCGCGCCGACCTGCTCGAGTACACCGTCGACCGGAACCCGTACAAGCACGGCCGGTACACCCCGGGCAGCCGCATCCCGATCCACGCGCCGGAGCGGATCGACGAGGACCGGCCGGACGTGATCGTCGTCCTGCCGTGGAACCTCGAAGCCGAGATCACCGCCCAGCTCGCTCACGTCGCCGAATGGGGCGCCGAACTCGTCTATCCCCTTCCCACCCTGCATTCCGCCGACCTGCCCGCGCGCGTCGGCTGAGAAGGAGCACACCATGAAGGTCGTTCTGTTCTGCGGCGGGTACGGCATGCGAATGCGGGGCGGTGCCGACGATACGGTGCCCAAGCCGATGCAAATGGTCGGTCCGCGGCCCCTGATCTGGCACGTGATGCGCTACTACGCGCACTTCGGCCACACCGAGTTCATCCTGTGCCTGGGCTACGGCGCAGGGCACATCAAGGACTACTTCCTCAACTACCGCGAGACGGCGTCGAACGACTTCGTCATCCGCGGCGGCGAGGTGGAGTTGCTGTCCACCGACCTGTCGGACTGGACCATCAACTTCGTCGACACCGGCCTCGAATCGGCGATCGGCGAACGTCTGCGGCGCGCGCGGCCGTTCCTCGACGGCGACGAGTACTTCCTCGCGAACTACGCCGACGTCCTCAGCGACGCCCCGATGAACACCATCATCGACAAGGTCAAGGCCGAGGGCGCCGCGGCATCGATGCTGTTGGTGCCGCCGCAGTCCTCCTTCCACTGCGTCGATGTGGACGGTGACGACAAGGTCACCGGTATCACCCCGGTCTCCGAGTTCCCGATCTGGGAGAACGGCGGCTACTTCGTGCTCACCCAGGAAGTTTTCGACCATCTCCCGGAGGGCGGCGATCTGGTGGCCGACGCGTGCGGAGCGCTGCTGAAGGAGAACCGGCTGATCGGCTACCGCCATCGCGGCTTCTGGAAACCGGCGGACACCTTCAAGGAGCGCGCCGAGCTCGACGCCGGCTACGCCCAGGGACATCGCCCGTGGATGCTGTGGGAGAACGGCCACTCGTGATCGGACTCTCGCCCGGGGCGGTGCGCGAGGTCGCGGTGCTCGGTGCCCACTGCGACGATATCGCGATCGGTATGGGCGGTACGCTGCTGCAGATCGCCGAGGCGAATCCGGGTGTCCGCGTGCGCGCTTTCGTCGGTAGCGGCGGCGGGACCCCGCGCGAGGCCGAGGAACGCGCCGCGCTGGCGGCGTTCGCTCCCGGCGCCGACCTGCGAATCACGGTCTTGGATCTGCCGGACGGTAGGTCGCCCGCGTACTGGGAGCGGGAGAAGCAGGCGCTCAGCGAGTTCCGTCGTTCGACCGACCCGGATGTGGTGTTCGCGCCGCACCGCGGCGATGCGCACCAGGATCATCGGCAGCTGGCCGAGATGGTGCCGACGGAGTTCCGCGACCATCTGACGCTCGGGTACGAGATCCTCAAGTGGGAGACCGATACACCGCGTCCGACGGTGTTCAATCCGCTCACCGTGTACGCCGCGATGACCAAAGCGCGGCTGCTCACCGAGTGCTACCCGTCGCAGACGGCGCACGACTGGTTCGATGACGAGTCCTTCCTCGGCCTGGCCCGACTGCGCGGGATCCAATGTCGCGCACCCTATGCCGAG includes:
- a CDS encoding glucose-1-phosphate cytidylyltransferase codes for the protein MKVVLFCGGYGMRMRGGADDTVPKPMQMVGPRPLIWHVMRYYAHFGHTEFILCLGYGAGHIKDYFLNYRETASNDFVIRGGEVELLSTDLSDWTINFVDTGLESAIGERLRRARPFLDGDEYFLANYADVLSDAPMNTIIDKVKAEGAAASMLLVPPQSSFHCVDVDGDDKVTGITPVSEFPIWENGGYFVLTQEVFDHLPEGGDLVADACGALLKENRLIGYRHRGFWKPADTFKERAELDAGYAQGHRPWMLWENGHS
- a CDS encoding PIG-L deacetylase family protein, with protein sequence MIGLSPGAVREVAVLGAHCDDIAIGMGGTLLQIAEANPGVRVRAFVGSGGGTPREAEERAALAAFAPGADLRITVLDLPDGRSPAYWEREKQALSEFRRSTDPDVVFAPHRGDAHQDHRQLAEMVPTEFRDHLTLGYEILKWETDTPRPTVFNPLTVYAAMTKARLLTECYPSQTAHDWFDDESFLGLARLRGIQCRAPYAEGFMLEKAIVEFGGFR
- a CDS encoding class I SAM-dependent methyltransferase, which gives rise to MTCSVCGSDRLRSVVDLGATPPCEKFLQADELDLPEPTYPLHLRLCEDCLLLQIPALILPEETFSEYAYFSSFSDSWVAHAKRFVDEAADRLELGPDSFLVEVASNDGYLLQHAVARGIPCLGIEPSVNVGAAARDKGVPTLTAFLNEETAAQVVAEHGRADLIAANNVYAHVPDVLGFTRSLRTLLADDGWLSIEVHHALNLVQLGQFDTIYHEHFSYYTVYSAQRALATAGLDVVDVELIPTHGGSIRVWARPVEAGATPSPRVAEVLALEAEAGLHEVSGYTGLQARADATRQDLLRFLLDRKAEGKRVVGYGAPGKGNTLLNYCGVRADLLEYTVDRNPYKHGRYTPGSRIPIHAPERIDEDRPDVIVVLPWNLEAEITAQLAHVAEWGAELVYPLPTLHSADLPARVG